Proteins encoded within one genomic window of Streptomyces kaniharaensis:
- a CDS encoding L,D-transpeptidase: protein MSTGKAAGAAIRTTSRFGSRGFGRRGAVALAMGGVLLLTAACNDDKTGGDNAGGDSTAAATAAAGGTAAPSGAQGTSGAPKTSAAVVAVSAKDGAQDVAPNGLAVSVSKGKLSSVEVTDKNGKPVEGAITPDGTGWKPAASLAVGMAYKVNAQAKDAEGLVAASTTTFTTLTPEKKVSTNDNIQDGATYGVGMIVSVEFTRDIKNKDAVAKAIAFETNNGTEVKGHWFGDRRLDFRPAEYWKPGTKATIKYRLKSVEVSPGVYGDVDKDEPFTIGRSMVSTADAKAHQMTIERDGKSTTVPVTLGADATPSWGGTMVIMSKEKVTRMNSQTVGLGGEYDIQDVPHAMRLTTSGTFVHGNYWANPAPFGKSNASHGCISMADEKGGSDASVAGKFFNDSMVGDVVKIVNTKEKPVSPSNGLGGWNVAWANW from the coding sequence GTGAGCACGGGGAAGGCGGCCGGCGCCGCGATACGTACCACCAGCCGCTTCGGTAGCAGGGGCTTCGGGCGCAGGGGTGCGGTGGCGTTGGCCATGGGCGGGGTGCTGCTGCTCACCGCGGCCTGCAACGACGACAAGACCGGCGGCGACAACGCCGGGGGCGACAGCACCGCGGCGGCGACGGCGGCTGCGGGCGGGACCGCGGCGCCCTCCGGCGCGCAGGGCACGTCGGGCGCGCCGAAGACCTCGGCCGCCGTGGTGGCCGTCTCGGCGAAGGACGGCGCCCAGGACGTCGCGCCGAACGGGCTGGCGGTGTCCGTCTCCAAGGGCAAGCTCAGCTCGGTCGAGGTGACCGACAAGAACGGCAAGCCGGTCGAGGGCGCGATCACCCCGGACGGCACCGGCTGGAAGCCGGCCGCGAGCCTCGCGGTGGGCATGGCGTACAAGGTGAACGCGCAGGCCAAGGACGCCGAGGGCCTGGTGGCCGCGTCCACGACCACGTTCACCACGCTGACGCCGGAGAAGAAGGTCTCCACCAACGACAACATCCAGGACGGCGCCACCTACGGCGTCGGCATGATCGTCTCGGTGGAGTTCACCCGGGACATCAAGAACAAGGACGCCGTCGCCAAGGCGATCGCCTTCGAGACGAACAACGGCACCGAGGTGAAGGGCCACTGGTTCGGCGACCGGCGACTGGACTTCCGTCCGGCCGAGTACTGGAAGCCGGGCACCAAGGCCACGATCAAGTACCGGCTGAAGAGCGTCGAGGTCTCGCCGGGCGTCTACGGCGACGTGGACAAGGACGAGCCGTTCACCATCGGCCGTTCGATGGTCTCCACCGCGGACGCCAAGGCGCACCAGATGACGATCGAGCGGGACGGCAAGAGCACCACCGTGCCGGTCACGCTGGGCGCGGACGCGACGCCGTCCTGGGGCGGCACGATGGTGATCATGTCCAAGGAGAAGGTCACCCGGATGAACTCGCAGACCGTCGGTCTCGGCGGCGAGTACGACATCCAGGACGTGCCGCACGCGATGCGGCTGACCACCTCCGGCACCTTCGTGCACGGCAACTACTGGGCCAACCCCGCCCCGTTCGGGAAGTCCAACGCCAGCCACGGCTGCATCTCGATGGCGGACGAGAAGGGCGGCAGCGACGCGTCCGTCGCGGGCAAGTTCTTCAACGACTCGATGGTCGGCGACGTCGTCAAGATCGTGAACACGAAGGAGAAGCCGGTCTCGCCCTCCAACGGGCTGGGCGGCTGGAACGTGGCCTGGGCGAACTGGTAG
- a CDS encoding L,D-transpeptidase yields the protein MRSIRRVVAAGLVGGMMVLTAACNGDGSGAKADLGAGAGSTASAGASGAASTAPKVSQAVVNIEPKSGSVDVAPNALKIGATGGKLTTVKVSDKSGKEIPGTIAADGSTWTPSSGLSVGTAYQVSAMAADTNGVVATADSSFTTLTPEALAKAADNVDDNATYGVGMIVSVNFSKDVKNRDAVVKGISFETNNGTEVKGHWFGDRRLDFRPSEYWKPGTKVTVHYRLKSVEIAPGVYGTDRDEPFTIGRSQVSTVDAKTHKMTVVRDGQSSDIDITSGSPEHPTWNGTMVIMSKEGVVRMQSSTLPGMTGSPYDLEVPHSMRLTDSGTYVHGNYWSDAFGEDNVSHGCVGLKDVKGGGDSTSMGKFYDGSLVGDIVVVKNSTKSETLDPSNGLSGWNLTGSAW from the coding sequence GTGAGGTCGATACGCAGGGTGGTGGCCGCCGGTCTGGTCGGCGGGATGATGGTGCTGACGGCCGCCTGCAACGGCGACGGCAGCGGAGCCAAGGCCGACCTGGGGGCCGGTGCCGGCAGCACGGCCTCGGCCGGTGCGTCCGGCGCCGCGAGCACGGCGCCGAAGGTGTCGCAGGCCGTGGTCAACATCGAGCCGAAGTCCGGCTCGGTGGACGTCGCGCCGAACGCGCTGAAGATCGGGGCGACCGGCGGCAAGCTCACCACCGTCAAGGTGAGCGACAAGTCCGGCAAGGAGATACCCGGCACGATCGCCGCCGACGGTTCCACGTGGACCCCGTCGTCCGGCCTGTCGGTCGGCACCGCCTACCAGGTCAGCGCGATGGCCGCGGACACCAACGGCGTCGTCGCGACGGCCGACAGCAGCTTCACGACGCTGACGCCGGAGGCGCTCGCCAAGGCCGCCGACAACGTGGACGACAACGCCACCTACGGCGTCGGCATGATCGTCTCGGTGAACTTCAGCAAGGACGTCAAGAACCGGGACGCCGTGGTCAAGGGGATCAGCTTCGAGACCAACAACGGCACCGAGGTGAAGGGCCACTGGTTCGGCGACCGCCGGCTCGACTTCCGCCCGTCCGAGTACTGGAAGCCGGGCACCAAGGTGACCGTCCACTACCGCCTCAAGAGCGTCGAGATCGCCCCCGGGGTGTACGGCACCGACCGGGACGAGCCCTTCACGATCGGGCGATCCCAGGTCTCGACGGTTGACGCCAAGACGCACAAGATGACCGTCGTCCGGGACGGCCAGAGCTCCGACATCGACATCACCTCCGGCTCGCCCGAGCACCCGACCTGGAACGGCACCATGGTCATCATGTCCAAGGAGGGCGTGGTGCGGATGCAGTCCAGCACCCTGCCCGGCATGACCGGCTCGCCGTACGACCTCGAGGTGCCGCACTCCATGCGGCTCACCGACTCCGGCACCTACGTGCACGGCAACTACTGGTCCGACGCCTTCGGCGAGGACAACGTCAGCCACGGCTGCGTGGGCCTCAAGGACGTCAAGGGCGGCGGCGACTCCACCTCCATGGGGAAGTTCTACGACGGCTCGCTCGTCGGCGACATCGTCGTCGTGAAGAACTCCACCAAGAGCGAGACCCTCGACCCGTCCAACGGTCTGAGTGGCTGGAACCTGACCGGGAGCGCCTGGTAG
- a CDS encoding ATP-binding protein, translating to MAGWGETDQSSVPGAGTVAEASWIDVQCALSVLERLSSSELEEMYFGRLCDQTVPSEVRLPSRPESGPVARRLVLSVLESWDLHQHLEAGELLTSELVSNAVRHAAGRTIGLQVSRKPGWVRVEVRDSSRALPCMIMAEPRPVNERGRGLRIVDDLSDRWGADLLPRGKGVWFELKIRELH from the coding sequence ATGGCGGGTTGGGGCGAAACAGATCAGTCATCAGTTCCCGGAGCCGGAACGGTCGCCGAGGCGTCCTGGATCGACGTCCAGTGCGCGCTCTCGGTCCTCGAGCGGCTCAGCTCCTCGGAGCTGGAGGAGATGTACTTCGGCCGGCTGTGCGACCAGACCGTCCCGAGCGAGGTCCGGCTGCCGTCCCGGCCGGAGTCCGGCCCGGTGGCCCGCCGCCTGGTGCTGTCCGTCCTGGAGTCCTGGGACCTCCACCAGCACCTGGAGGCCGGGGAGTTACTCACCAGCGAGCTCGTGTCCAACGCGGTGCGCCACGCCGCCGGCCGCACCATCGGCCTCCAGGTCAGCCGCAAGCCGGGCTGGGTGCGCGTCGAGGTCCGCGACTCCTCGCGGGCGCTGCCCTGCATGATCATGGCCGAGCCGCGGCCCGTCAACGAACGGGGGCGCGGCCTGCGGATCGTCGACGACCTGTCCGACCGCTGGGGCGCCGATCTGCTGCCGCGGGGCAAGGGCGTCTGGTTCGAGCTGAAGATCCGCGAACTCCACTGA
- a CDS encoding DUF397 domain-containing protein has product MKWFKSSYSDTQGGNCVEVAYSRPTVHVRDSKDKAGPTLSFSPEAWAAFVAFAPEAQASAVE; this is encoded by the coding sequence ATGAAGTGGTTCAAGTCCAGCTACAGCGATACGCAGGGCGGTAACTGCGTCGAGGTGGCCTACTCCCGCCCCACCGTCCACGTCCGGGACTCCAAGGACAAGGCCGGCCCGACCCTCAGCTTCTCGCCCGAAGCGTGGGCGGCGTTCGTCGCGTTTGCGCCCGAAGCTCAAGCCTCTGCGGTCGAGTGA
- a CDS encoding helix-turn-helix domain-containing protein, whose amino-acid sequence MTTPKQNPMAWKYCGDQIKRWREQAGVTREQLSTAASYDYESVRSMEAGRRKPSLQLLTVADELCNARGMLLGAVDYLKPEKFPSYSQGFTDAEVEAIAIHSYDALLIPGLLQTEEYARELISHSYPPLDDETIEARVASRIQRQEKLRRSPTVMFGFVIYEAAFRALVGNAGVMKRQLEHLLNIGKLRNVTIQVLPADRVAYVALEGPMVLLETPEHEQLAYIEGQYAGVLHADIEKVSVLVQRHGMIRSQALSIEESESFIRALAEEL is encoded by the coding sequence ATGACCACGCCCAAGCAGAACCCGATGGCCTGGAAGTACTGCGGCGATCAGATCAAGCGCTGGCGGGAGCAGGCCGGGGTCACGCGCGAGCAGTTGAGCACGGCGGCGAGCTACGACTACGAGAGCGTGCGGTCGATGGAGGCGGGGAGGAGGAAGCCGTCACTCCAACTTCTCACTGTTGCCGATGAGTTGTGCAATGCGAGGGGGATGCTGCTCGGGGCGGTGGACTACTTGAAGCCGGAGAAGTTCCCGTCCTACTCGCAGGGGTTCACGGACGCCGAGGTCGAGGCCATTGCGATCCACTCGTACGACGCTCTGCTCATTCCTGGCCTACTCCAGACCGAGGAGTACGCCAGAGAACTGATCAGCCACTCATACCCGCCACTGGATGACGAGACCATTGAGGCTCGCGTGGCCAGTCGGATCCAGCGGCAGGAGAAGCTGCGCCGCTCGCCCACCGTGATGTTCGGATTCGTCATCTACGAGGCAGCGTTCCGCGCGCTCGTCGGCAATGCGGGAGTTATGAAGCGGCAGCTTGAACACCTGCTCAACATCGGCAAACTGCGAAACGTCACCATCCAGGTACTGCCCGCCGACCGTGTGGCTTATGTGGCGCTGGAGGGTCCGATGGTTCTGCTCGAAACCCCAGAGCACGAGCAACTCGCTTACATTGAAGGACAGTACGCAGGGGTCCTGCATGCCGACATCGAGAAGGTGAGTGTCCTCGTACAGCGCCATGGCATGATCCGCTCGCAGGCCCTCAGCATTGAGGAGTCGGAATCGTTCATCAGAGCACTGGCGGAGGAGCTATGA
- a CDS encoding ATP-binding protein yields the protein MSPRHPRTPGRARVQLLRQAFEWQVPDESTEIAALLLSELVTNSCHHARAPRDRLIGVRLLLPSPTLFRVEVSDARPDLPVPRHAAPDDESGRGLELVAALATSWGAHPRGEGYIGKTVWFELVLPSPVPWS from the coding sequence ATGTCTCCCCGTCACCCCCGCACCCCCGGGCGTGCCCGCGTGCAGCTGCTCCGGCAGGCCTTCGAGTGGCAGGTCCCGGACGAGTCCACGGAGATCGCCGCGCTCCTCCTCAGTGAACTGGTCACCAACTCCTGCCATCACGCCCGAGCCCCGCGCGACCGCCTCATCGGCGTCCGCCTCCTCCTGCCCAGCCCCACCCTCTTCCGCGTCGAGGTGTCCGACGCGAGGCCCGATCTCCCCGTCCCCCGTCACGCCGCTCCGGACGACGAGTCCGGCCGCGGCCTCGAACTCGTCGCCGCCCTCGCCACCTCCTGGGGCGCCCACCCCCGCGGGGAGGGCTACATTGGCAAAACCGTCTGGTTCGAACTCGTCCTTCCTTCGCCCGTGCCGTGGTCCTGA
- a CDS encoding EamA family transporter, translating into MRRSSRACSPGSPARARPTVRWAVATTTAVLGCTILVLGPELAGGATPVDLLGVLLAALAGLSYAAYSLVGGNLIAHGHPSGGVMGAMFGGAALLVLPVLLLSDDRWLLTLRGTSVVLHLAVITTFLAYRLFGHGLRHTTAQTATTLTLAEPAVAAILGVAVVGERLPVASWFGLAVLAAGLAFLALPTRC; encoded by the coding sequence GTGCGCCGGTCTTCACGGGCCTGCTCGCCTGGCTCACCCGCCAGGGCCCGGCCGACCGTCCGCTGGGCCGTCGCCACCACCACGGCCGTCCTCGGCTGCACGATCCTCGTCCTCGGACCCGAACTCGCCGGCGGCGCCACGCCCGTGGATCTCCTCGGCGTCCTGCTCGCAGCGCTCGCCGGTCTCTCCTACGCCGCTTACTCCCTCGTCGGCGGCAACCTGATCGCCCACGGGCACCCGTCCGGCGGCGTGATGGGCGCGATGTTCGGCGGGGCCGCGCTGCTCGTCCTTCCCGTCCTGCTCCTCAGCGACGACCGGTGGCTGCTCACCCTCCGCGGCACGTCCGTCGTCCTTCACCTCGCCGTGATCACGACCTTCCTCGCCTACCGCCTCTTCGGCCACGGCCTCCGCCACACCACCGCGCAGACCGCCACCACCCTCACCCTCGCCGAACCAGCCGTAGCCGCCATCCTCGGCGTCGCCGTCGTCGGCGAACGTCTTCCTGTCGCCTCCTGGTTCGGCCTCGCCGTGCTCGCCGCGGGTCTGGCGTTCCTCGCCCTGCCGACACGTTGCTGA
- a CDS encoding nuclear transport factor 2 family protein: protein MSNTTPADLGPLDILARYRQAMLDKDADALADLYAVDAVHDFPFLFPGVPERYQGREEVRAGYRRSWGASPAQPQEIREVAVHQSADAEVITVEQVVIGTVATTGKPFRVPGLLVIRVREGRIVHVCDYMDGLGVAHAMGRLSAVAASLEGTA from the coding sequence ATGTCGAACACCACCCCGGCGGACCTCGGCCCGCTCGACATCCTGGCCCGCTACCGACAGGCGATGCTCGACAAGGATGCCGACGCCCTGGCCGACCTCTACGCGGTGGACGCCGTGCACGATTTCCCGTTCCTCTTCCCCGGCGTGCCCGAGCGCTACCAGGGGCGCGAGGAGGTCCGCGCGGGCTACCGCCGCAGCTGGGGTGCGAGCCCCGCGCAGCCGCAGGAGATCCGCGAGGTCGCCGTCCACCAGAGCGCCGACGCCGAGGTGATCACCGTCGAGCAGGTCGTGATCGGGACGGTGGCCACGACCGGCAAGCCGTTCCGCGTGCCGGGCCTGCTGGTGATCCGAGTCCGCGAGGGGCGGATCGTCCACGTCTGCGACTACATGGACGGCCTCGGCGTCGCCCACGCGATGGGCCGGCTGAGTGCCGTCGCGGCCAGCCTGGAGGGGACCGCCTGA